ACCAGGCTGCCCGTGCCGTTGCCGCAGTCGGCCACGACCTTCACCCGGCGGCGCAGCGAGAAGGGGCGCGTGACCTCGTCGACATAGAGCGCCAGCACCTCGCGGGACTCCCGCTGGCCCGCCCCGGCCGCCAGGTCCTGCTCCTCGATCCGCCGGCGAAGCGACTGGATGGCAGAGCCGTACAACGCCCGGCCGCCCACCAGCATCTTGAAGCCGTTGTACTCCGGCGGGTTGTGGGACCCCGTGATCTGGATCCCCGCCGCGGTGCGGAACCGCTCGGCCGCGTAGTAGAGCACGGGCGTAGGCACCGTTCCCAGGTCGAGCACGTTCGCCCCTGTCGCCATGATCCCGGCGATAACCCCCTCGGCCAGTTGCGGCGAGCTGGGCCGGTTGTCGCGCCCCACGGCAATCACCGGCGCGCCCGCGCCATGGCGCCGCCTCACCTCGCTAGCGAATGCGCGCCCGATCGAACTCGGGACCTCACCCGCCAGGTCCCGGTCCACGACCCCACGGACGTCATACTCGCGGAAGATCTCTGGATTCACGCCCACGGTTTTCCCTACCCTACCGGAGCCCGCCGTATGCATCCCGCTCAGGGCCCGCTCAGGCCCAGCACAGTGCCGGGCGCTTGCAAGAGTGGCGCGGCGCTGCGCTCTGCCAGTTCGAGCAGCTCTCCGGGGAAAACTCCCAGGAACAGGATCGCCGCTGCAGCCGCGACGAGCGCGATGCGCATGGCGCCGCGCACCTCGATCTCTGCATGTCGCGCGCCGGCCGGCGCGTCCTGGAACCACATATACCAGGCGACCCGCAGGTAGTACCAGTAGGACACGAGCGAGGCCAGCACCAGCACGACGGCCAGGGGCACGAAGCCGGTCTCGACCGCCGCCCGCAGGATGAAGACCTTGCCTATGAACCCGCCGGTGAGGGGGAACCCGGCAAGCGAGAGCAAGAAGACGGTCATGAGCATGCCGAGCAGCGGCTGCTCCCAGCCCAGGCCGCTGTAGGCCTCGAGATGCGTGCGCTCCTCGCCCCGGCGCCCGACGGCCTGGAGCACAGTGAACGCTCCGACCGTCATGAGGGTGTAGACGACGAGGTAAAAGAGGAAGGACGCGGCGCCCAGGGTGTTGGCCGCGGCCAGCGCCACCAGCAGGTAACCGGCGTGCGCAATGCTGGAATACGCGAGCATGCGCTTCACGTCGGCTTGAGCCAGTGCCGCCAGGTTGGCCGCCACCATGGTGGCCAGCGCCAGCCAGAACACGAGCGTGCTCCAGGTATCGTAGAGGCCCGGGAACCCGGTAAGGAAGACGCGCAGGAACGCAGCGAACGCGGCCGCCTTCACCGCTGCGGCCATGAATCCGGTGATGGGCGCGGGCGCCCCCTGGTAGGCATCCGGCGTCCACATGTGGAAGGGCACGGCGGCAACCTTGAAGGCGAAGCCCACCGCCAGCAGCCCCACGCCAGCCTGCAGGAGTGCGTTTGTGCCCAGCCCGTCCACCCCGACCAGCAGCGAGACGAGCGCCAGATTCGTGGTTCCAGAGCCGCCATACACCAGGGCGATGCCGAACAGGAAGAAGGCGCTGGAGAAAGCGCCCAGCAGGAAGTACTTGAGCGCGCCCTCCGCCGAGCGGCGGTCCCTCCGGTTGGCGCCCGTGAGCACGTAGACCGCGACAGACATGAGCTCGAGCCCCAGGAAGATCACGATCAGGTCGCGGGAGCCGGCGAAGACCATCATGCCCACCGTAGCCAGCAGCACGAGCGTGTACAGCTCGCCCAGCCGCAGGTGCTCCTGCTCGAGATAGCGCATCGAGACCAGCACGAAGAGCGCGGCGGCCAGCAGGAACAGGAAATTGCTGAACACGCGGAAGCTGTCCAGCGCAATCATGCCCGTGGGGCCGGGCTCCTCGAGGGTGAGGAGCCAGCCGTTCGCCGCCGCGGCCAGCGCCACACCGGCCAGGGCGAGCCAGCCAACGAGGGGCCGCGAGGGCTCGCTCCGCGCCCCCTTCTGGAACACATCGATCAGGAGCACGACCATCGCCCAGACCGACAGCACCGCCTCAGGCAGCAGCGCCCACAGGTAATGGAGCTGGGTGCTGTAGTCGATCAGCATGGGCTAGCTCTCCCCGCCGGCCCGCCGCTCATGGCCCCACTGCACTGCCTGGCAGTGGCGACCCGGTGAGCACTGCCACCGGGGGCGGCGGCGCCAGCCGCTTGTGCTCGACGCTCTCCAGCAGCTCGACCAGCGTCACCTCCACGCGCTCGAGGAAGGGCTTCGGATACACCCCCATCCACAACATCACGGCCACTAGCGGAGCCAGGACCGCAAGCTCCCGGCGGCTCAGGTCCGGCAGCTTGCGATTCTCTTCCTTGTCCAGGGCATTGAACCAGATGCGCTGCACCATGGGCAGCATGTAGTACGCCGCGAAGATCACCCCTGTGGCTCCCAGCAGCGCGACCCAGGGATGGGTCTGGAACGTGCCGATCAGGGCGAGGAACTCGCCTACGAATCCGCTGGTGCCCGGCAGCCCCATGCTGGTCAGCGCCGTCACCACGAACACCGCCCCGAACAGCGGCATGACCGCGCCCAATCCCCCGAAATCCGCTATCTGCCTGGTATGCCGCCGTTCGTACAGCATGCCCACCAGCAGGAACAGGGCACCCGTGGACACGCCGTGCGACAGCATCACGATCATCGCCCCCTGCAGCCCCTGTAGCGTCAGGGCAAAAATACCCAGGACTACGAACCCCATGTGCGCCACGGAAGTATACGCAATCAGCTTCTTCGCGTCCGGCTGCACCGCCGCTACCCAGGCCGCGTAAATGATGCCCACCACCCCGAGTGCCAGCAGCACGAGCACGGTCGCGGGATGGGTTGACGCCTGCGGGAAGAACGGCAGCAGGAAGCGAAGAAAGCCGTAGGCCCCCAGCTTCAGCAGGATGGCGGCCAGCACCACGGAGCCTGGCGTGGGCGCTTCCACGTGCGCGTCCGGCAGCCAGGTGTGGAACGGGAATAGCGGCACCTTGATGGCGAAGGCCAGGGCAAACGCGGCGCACAGCCAGAACTGCTCGCGGAAGGTCAACGGCAACTGAAGCAGATCGGCGTAAGCGAAAGACATAGAACCGGTTAGAGCCTGATACTTGAAGAACAGATAGAGGATGGCCACCAGCATGAGCAGCGAGCCGAACGCCGTGTAGAGGAAGAACTTGATGGCTGCGTAAATGCGCCGCTCGCCGCCCCAGATGCCGATGATGAAGTACATCGGCACCAGCATGACCTCCCAGAACATGAAGAAGAGAAAAAGGTCGAGGGCGACGAAGGCGCCGAGGATGCCCGTCTCCAGCAGGAGCATCATGGCGTAGAAAGTCCGCTCGCGCCGGCGGATGTAGTTGAAGGAGCCGAGCACGGCGAGGGGCATGAGGAACGTGGTGAGCAGGACGAGCAGCAGACTGATGCCGTCCACACCCACGCGGTAGTAGATGCCCCATTCCGGGATCCAGGGCGCGCTGCTGGCAAACTGGAAGCCGGCGCCGGCCGGGTTGAAAGCGGGCCAGAGCGGGATGGAGGCGAGGAACTCGAGGAGCGCGGTCCAGAGGGCCACATGCCTGGCCCGGTGCTCGGGCAGGCCGAGCAGGAGCAGCATTCCCAGGAGCGGGAACCAGAGCAGGAAGTGCACGGCCCAGGTGGGGTAGGCGATGGAGTCGAGTAGCGCGGCCATGCTCTAGAAGACGGTGAAGGCGAGGAGGATCAGAGCGCCCAGCACGATGGCGAAGGCGTAGGTGTTGAGCTGGCCAGTCTGTAGCCGGGTGCCAGCCCAGCCGACAGCGCGGGAAGCCAGGCCAGTCCAGTTCACGGCGCCGTCCACGATGCGCTCGTCCACGACCCGCCACATCGCGCGGGAGGCGGCGAGCACCGGCCGCACGATCAGCGCATCATAGATCTCGTCCACGAACCATTTGCGGTACACCACGCGCCGGAACCCGCTGGGCTCGATGGACTCGAGCGCTGGCCGGTATTGCCAGCGCAGCACGAGGGCGGAGGCAACGGCAATCAAGGCGATGGCCACCGCGAAGGAGAGCGCCGCCCAGAAGCCCTCTCCCCCGCCCAGCGGTCCGCTTTCGGCGAGCGGTCCGGACTCTCGATTCAAGACGTCCTCGGCAGCGGCGGTCACCGGGTGCAGCCATCCCTGGATCCATTCCGCGTGTGGCACCCATCCCAGCAGGGGCAGGCCGGCAATGGCCTGGGGCACATTCACCCATCCGCCGACCAGGGACAGCACGGCCAGCACTACCAGGGGCACCCACATGACGGGGGGCACCTCGTGCAGGTGTTTCCGCTCTGTTTCACCCGTCCGATTCGCCCCGTGGAAGGTCAGGATCATGAGCCGGGTCATGTAGAAGGCGGTGAGCAGGGCGGCGGCGAGCGCCATGATCCAGAACAGGGAGAACCAGGGCGCGAAGCGGCCCACGGCCCGCGCCGCTGTCTGCCAGATGATCTCGTCCTTGGAAAAGAAGCCGGCAAATGGCCAGATGCCTGCGATGGCCAGGGTTCCCACCCACATGGTGATCCAGGTAATGGGCAGATAGCCGCGCAGCCCGCCCATGTTGCGCATGTCGTTCGGGTCCCAGTCCCGGTGCGTGTGGTGGAAGGCTTCCTGCATGGCGTGGATCACGGCGCCCGCGCCCAGGAAGAGCAGCGCCTTGAAGAAGGCGTGAGTCATCAGGTGGAACATCCCCGCGGCGAAGGCGCCCACGCCCACACCCAGGAACATGTAGCCGATCTGCGAGATGGTTGAATACGCCAGCACTTTCTTGATGTCGTACTGGGCCAGGCCGATGGTCGCGGCGAACAGGGCGGTCAGCGCGCCCACGCCCGCAACCGTGATGGCTGCGACCGGCGCCAGCGCGAAGAGCACGCCGGTCCGGGCCACCAGGTATACGCCCGCCGTCACCATGGTCGCGGCATGGATCAAGGCGCTCACGGGCGTCGGGCCGGCCATGGCGTCTGGCAGCCACACGTAGAGCGGGATCTGCGCGCTCTTGCCGGTGCAGCCGAGGAAGAGCAGCAGTGCGATGAGCGTGACCACCGGTCCGCCGGAAGTGAAGGCGGCGGGCGCGGCCTCGAGCACCTCGACAAAGTCCAGCGTGCCCAGGTTGCTGAACAGCAGCAGCATGGCGGCGAGGAAGCCGAAGTCGCCAATGCGGTTGAGGATGAACGCTTTCTTGCCCGCGTCGGCTTTCTCCCGATCCTGGAACCAGAACCCGATCAGCAGGTAGCTGCAGAGCCCGACCCCCTCCCAACCCACGAACATCACGGCGAAGTTCGCTCCCAGCACCAGCACCAACATGAAAAAGACGAAAAGGTTCAGGTACGCGAAGTAGCGCGCGTAGCCAGGGTCCCTTCCCATGTAGCCGACGCTGTAGACATGGATCACGAAGGAGACGCCCGTGACAATGAGAGTCATGAGCAGCGAGAGCTGATCGAGCTGCAGGGCAGCATCGAGCTGCAGGCTGCCCACCGGCATCCACGCCCAGTAACGCTCGACGGCCGGCTCCTGGGGCGCCACCTGCAGCATGCCCAGGAAATTCACTACTGCCAGCGCGAAGGCCGCCCCGATCACCGCTGGTCCCACGGCGCTGACCACGCGCCTCTGCTGGGGCGCGATCAGGGAGACCGCCCCGTTGATCACGAAGCCGAGCAGCGGCAGCAGCGGGATGGCCCAGAGCAGGACGGGTTGGAAGCTCACCTGGAACGGCCTTTCACCGAGGGGTGCGGCTCGGCCAGGCGGAGCCGTCCAGCGGCACGGAGGATCACCACCGGAGCAGGTTGAAGGCTTGACTGTCCACGGTTTCCGCGTGGCGGAAGATCGAGATGATGATAGCCAGTCCCACCGCGGCCTCCGCGGCCGCCACGGTCATGACAAAGAAGACAAAGACCTGACCCTCGATGCCGGCGGCGCGCGAGAGCGCAATGAAAGCCAGGTTGGCCGCGTTCAACATGAGCTCGACGCACATGAACAGAATGATGGCGTTGCGCCGGATCAAGACGCCGGCAACGCCGATCGAGAAGAGCAGTGCGGCCAGGAACAGGGATTCGCGGACCACGCTACACCCTCCGCTTGGCCAGGAGCACGGCCCCCACAATGGCGACCAGGAGCAGCACCGAGGTCAGCTCGAAGGGCACCAGGTAATCGCGGAACAGTGGAAACGCGATGGCGCCCACGGCGTTCAGCTCTTGAACGGCGGCCTCGGCCGCGGCCGCGCCCCGTGGCTCGAGCAGCGCCGGCTCGCCCGTGAAGGCGCGCGAAACGGCGTAGCCCAGTACGCCGGCTGCGGCGAAGCCTACCACGAGCCAGACGCCGCCCCGGATGTCCGAGCGGTAGGCGTGCCCCAGGTTGAGCAGCATGATCACGAACAGGAAGAGCACCATGATCGCGCCCGCATACACGAGCACCTGAATCGCGGCGATGAAGTGCGCGCCCAGCAGCACGAAGATGGCGGCGGTGTTGAACAGCGTGAGCACGAGAAAGAGAAGGCTGGCGATCGGGTTCTTGCGGGTCACCATGCCGATGGCGCCGCCAATCGACAGGGAAGCAAAGATCCACCACAGGAGCTGGGTCATCATTCCGAGGCCGGATCGCTGGGGTCCCACAGCGCGGTGTAGGCGTGGTCCTGCGCCATCAAGCGGTCCAGGTCATAGATGAAGCCTTCGCGCGTGTACTCGGAGTTCTCATAGTCCTGCCCGAGATGGATCGCCTCGACCGGGCAGACTTCCTGACACATGCCGCAGAAGATGCAGCGGAACTCGTCGATCTCGAAGACCACGGGGTAGCGGTTCCCCTGATCATCCTCGCCCGGTACCAGGCGGATGCAGAGGGAGGGGCAAACCGTCGGGCAGAGCCCGCAGGCTACGCACTTGGGGCGGCCGTCCGCGTGCACGGCCATGCGGTGCGTGCCGCGCCA
The genomic region above belongs to Gemmatimonadota bacterium and contains:
- a CDS encoding NADH-quinone oxidoreductase subunit N — its product is MLIDYSTQLHYLWALLPEAVLSVWAMVVLLIDVFQKGARSEPSRPLVGWLALAGVALAAAANGWLLTLEEPGPTGMIALDSFRVFSNFLFLLAAALFVLVSMRYLEQEHLRLGELYTLVLLATVGMMVFAGSRDLIVIFLGLELMSVAVYVLTGANRRDRRSAEGALKYFLLGAFSSAFFLFGIALVYGGSGTTNLALVSLLVGVDGLGTNALLQAGVGLLAVGFAFKVAAVPFHMWTPDAYQGAPAPITGFMAAAVKAAAFAAFLRVFLTGFPGLYDTWSTLVFWLALATMVAANLAALAQADVKRMLAYSSIAHAGYLLVALAAANTLGAASFLFYLVVYTLMTVGAFTVLQAVGRRGEERTHLEAYSGLGWEQPLLGMLMTVFLLSLAGFPLTGGFIGKVFILRAAVETGFVPLAVVLVLASLVSYWYYLRVAWYMWFQDAPAGARHAEIEVRGAMRIALVAAAAAILFLGVFPGELLELAERSAAPLLQAPGTVLGLSGP
- a CDS encoding NADH-quinone oxidoreductase subunit M; the protein is MAALLDSIAYPTWAVHFLLWFPLLGMLLLLGLPEHRARHVALWTALLEFLASIPLWPAFNPAGAGFQFASSAPWIPEWGIYYRVGVDGISLLLVLLTTFLMPLAVLGSFNYIRRRERTFYAMMLLLETGILGAFVALDLFLFFMFWEVMLVPMYFIIGIWGGERRIYAAIKFFLYTAFGSLLMLVAILYLFFKYQALTGSMSFAYADLLQLPLTFREQFWLCAAFALAFAIKVPLFPFHTWLPDAHVEAPTPGSVVLAAILLKLGAYGFLRFLLPFFPQASTHPATVLVLLALGVVGIIYAAWVAAVQPDAKKLIAYTSVAHMGFVVLGIFALTLQGLQGAMIVMLSHGVSTGALFLLVGMLYERRHTRQIADFGGLGAVMPLFGAVFVVTALTSMGLPGTSGFVGEFLALIGTFQTHPWVALLGATGVIFAAYYMLPMVQRIWFNALDKEENRKLPDLSRRELAVLAPLVAVMLWMGVYPKPFLERVEVTLVELLESVEHKRLAPPPPVAVLTGSPLPGSAVGP
- the nuoL gene encoding NADH-quinone oxidoreductase subunit L; the protein is MLWAIPLLPLLGFVINGAVSLIAPQQRRVVSAVGPAVIGAAFALAVVNFLGMLQVAPQEPAVERYWAWMPVGSLQLDAALQLDQLSLLMTLIVTGVSFVIHVYSVGYMGRDPGYARYFAYLNLFVFFMLVLVLGANFAVMFVGWEGVGLCSYLLIGFWFQDREKADAGKKAFILNRIGDFGFLAAMLLLFSNLGTLDFVEVLEAAPAAFTSGGPVVTLIALLLFLGCTGKSAQIPLYVWLPDAMAGPTPVSALIHAATMVTAGVYLVARTGVLFALAPVAAITVAGVGALTALFAATIGLAQYDIKKVLAYSTISQIGYMFLGVGVGAFAAGMFHLMTHAFFKALLFLGAGAVIHAMQEAFHHTHRDWDPNDMRNMGGLRGYLPITWITMWVGTLAIAGIWPFAGFFSKDEIIWQTAARAVGRFAPWFSLFWIMALAAALLTAFYMTRLMILTFHGANRTGETERKHLHEVPPVMWVPLVVLAVLSLVGGWVNVPQAIAGLPLLGWVPHAEWIQGWLHPVTAAAEDVLNRESGPLAESGPLGGGEGFWAALSFAVAIALIAVASALVLRWQYRPALESIEPSGFRRVVYRKWFVDEIYDALIVRPVLAASRAMWRVVDERIVDGAVNWTGLASRAVGWAGTRLQTGQLNTYAFAIVLGALILLAFTVF
- the nuoK gene encoding NADH-quinone oxidoreductase subunit NuoK, which gives rise to MVRESLFLAALLFSIGVAGVLIRRNAIILFMCVELMLNAANLAFIALSRAAGIEGQVFVFFVMTVAAAEAAVGLAIIISIFRHAETVDSQAFNLLRW
- a CDS encoding NADH-quinone oxidoreductase subunit J; protein product: MMTQLLWWIFASLSIGGAIGMVTRKNPIASLLFLVLTLFNTAAIFVLLGAHFIAAIQVLVYAGAIMVLFLFVIMLLNLGHAYRSDIRGGVWLVVGFAAAGVLGYAVSRAFTGEPALLEPRGAAAAEAAVQELNAVGAIAFPLFRDYLVPFELTSVLLLVAIVGAVLLAKRRV
- a CDS encoding NADH-quinone oxidoreductase subunit I is translated as WRGTHRMAVHADGRPKCVACGLCPTVCPSLCIRLVPGEDDQGNRYPVVFEIDEFRCIFCGMCQEVCPVEAIHLGQDYENSEYTREGFIYDLDRLMAQDHAYTALWDPSDPASE